Proteins encoded in a region of the Thermococcus stetteri genome:
- a CDS encoding protein translocase subunit SecF, with product MAKSKTKKPGQTAEVRARSREKLKFLAEMEPKKMIIYPLVVFIAALLLLAVHFPPLGIDLKGGVVVTGEGISANPGQLEKELSSKLGVEVHVESFTSVSGSKGIRVYAPAETDPQKIIDILKEKYPNADFTHSEVQPTFGEMAKKQGTRAIIFAFIAMAVVVFLFFRNPVSSLAIIFSALSDMTIAVAVMGIFGIQLTTATIAALLMLIGYTVDSNILLTTKLTKRKEDTIEEAYLSAVSTGFTMSTTTLGALLMLWIISTSPVLDNIAAVLIFGLLADFMNTWVFNAGVLRWYLSRGVEL from the coding sequence ATGGCCAAGAGTAAAACCAAAAAGCCCGGGCAAACCGCCGAGGTTCGGGCAAGAAGCAGAGAAAAGCTGAAATTTCTTGCTGAAATGGAGCCCAAGAAGATGATAATCTACCCGCTCGTTGTCTTCATAGCGGCACTCCTCCTGCTGGCGGTGCACTTCCCTCCACTTGGAATAGACCTCAAGGGCGGTGTAGTGGTAACCGGAGAGGGGATCAGTGCAAATCCCGGCCAGCTGGAGAAAGAGCTGAGCAGTAAGCTTGGCGTCGAAGTCCATGTTGAGAGCTTCACCAGCGTCAGCGGATCCAAGGGAATAAGGGTGTACGCTCCAGCAGAAACAGATCCACAAAAGATAATAGACATACTCAAGGAGAAGTACCCAAACGCGGACTTTACCCACAGCGAGGTTCAGCCGACCTTCGGTGAAATGGCAAAGAAGCAGGGTACAAGGGCGATTATCTTCGCGTTCATTGCGATGGCCGTCGTTGTGTTCCTCTTCTTCAGGAACCCAGTGTCGTCCCTGGCGATAATATTCTCGGCGCTCTCCGACATGACCATAGCCGTTGCCGTCATGGGCATCTTTGGAATTCAGCTCACAACCGCTACAATAGCGGCCCTCCTGATGCTCATAGGTTACACCGTGGACAGCAACATCCTCCTAACCACGAAGCTCACCAAGAGGAAGGAGGACACGATCGAGGAGGCCTACTTGAGCGCTGTTTCAACCGGCTTCACAATGAGCACGACAACCCTCGGTGCACTCCTCATGCTGTGGATAATCTCAACTTCACCTGTTCTGGACAACATAGCGGCAGTCCTGATCTTCGGCCTGCTGGCGGACTTCATGAACACATGGGTTTTCAACGCCGGCGTTCTCCGCTGGTACCTCTCAAGGGGGGTTGAACTATGA
- a CDS encoding potassium channel family protein, whose amino-acid sequence MYVIIMGAGRVGYLVAKMLEEDGHDVTVIEMDRDRAKELSLMINGLVIEGDATDPKTLEEANIKQADAFAALTGRDDANLLACILAKSLNPNIKTSLRVSNPKNRKIFEEVKDLKKYFDFVISPEEIAAEYISRNIVTPGFDRVLFPKEGAEIVRFTIDENSKVAGKLVKELNLPRDALIVAIYDSKGNLIIPSGDTKLPEKGQIIIFAKNSALKEVKELFEDRKEESE is encoded by the coding sequence ATGTACGTCATAATAATGGGAGCGGGCAGGGTCGGATACCTCGTTGCGAAGATGCTGGAAGAGGACGGCCACGATGTAACCGTAATCGAGATGGACAGGGACAGGGCAAAGGAGCTCTCCCTCATGATCAACGGCCTGGTAATAGAGGGAGACGCAACGGACCCGAAGACATTGGAGGAAGCCAACATAAAGCAGGCGGACGCCTTCGCAGCGCTAACCGGAAGGGACGACGCAAACCTATTGGCCTGCATACTGGCAAAAAGCCTCAACCCAAACATCAAGACATCGCTGAGGGTCAGCAATCCAAAGAACAGGAAGATATTCGAAGAGGTTAAAGACCTGAAAAAGTACTTTGACTTCGTTATATCTCCCGAGGAGATAGCGGCGGAGTACATAAGCAGGAACATCGTTACTCCCGGCTTTGACAGGGTTCTGTTCCCGAAGGAGGGTGCCGAAATAGTCAGGTTTACCATAGACGAGAACAGCAAGGTGGCAGGAAAGCTCGTAAAAGAGCTCAATCTTCCCAGGGACGCCCTGATAGTGGCCATTTACGACAGCAAGGGCAACCTGATAATACCCTCGGGAGATACTAAACTACCGGAGAAGGGCCAGATAATAATATTCGCAAAGAACTCTGCCCTCAAAGAAGTCAAAGAGCTGTTTGAGGATAGGAAAGAGGAATCCGAATAA
- a CDS encoding preprotein translocase subunit SecD — protein MNRKLKKILLNWKVLLLIIFLIGSIGSLYARGLTFGIDISGGVALVAQTEEPVDSKTMELVVDSLQKRLNTFGLRDISVEGQGNSIIVVKVANVTSTEEANQLKVVIESQGVFFMEFDGVIFGTGKDITYVGPYEIKPDNSWAVPFRISKSAAEKFAELAKGKAGWPVDMFLDPPINSLLVVPQDVFMTMNGTGFNAGAPDAPPLAVRIEKALNITAVMYTNQSAKELKEMANGRTIVLAGVPRALYDQLKAMNVSVKYIQSEAGTDTTTFIKEILGLYGPYSLGEGLANGVPQTDVQITGHAANRVEAEREAKTVYTVLKSGSLPVKLRVISMEFISPKLGQDFKNQALYAGLAALIAVLLIVYFHYRNWKIAIPVASTSLFEIIIILGIAALIKWNLDLPSIAGIIAAIGTGVDQQVVITDELLGGERSAKITRRAGALKRIGRAFFIIFASAATTIAAMSFLLVYFVGTLKGFAVTTIIGVLIGIFVTRPAYAEVAKYLIGEE, from the coding sequence ATGAACAGGAAGCTCAAGAAGATACTCCTGAACTGGAAGGTTCTTCTCCTCATCATCTTCCTCATAGGCTCAATCGGCTCTCTCTATGCGAGGGGCCTCACCTTTGGAATAGACATCTCAGGTGGTGTCGCCCTCGTTGCACAGACGGAAGAACCCGTTGATTCAAAGACGATGGAGCTCGTCGTGGATTCACTCCAGAAGAGGCTCAACACCTTCGGCCTGAGGGACATCTCAGTTGAGGGCCAGGGCAACAGCATAATCGTCGTCAAAGTTGCAAACGTAACCTCCACCGAAGAGGCAAACCAGCTGAAAGTGGTCATTGAGAGCCAGGGTGTCTTCTTCATGGAATTTGATGGCGTTATCTTCGGAACCGGGAAGGATATTACCTATGTCGGTCCCTATGAGATAAAACCCGACAACAGCTGGGCGGTCCCGTTCAGGATATCCAAGAGCGCCGCCGAGAAGTTTGCGGAGCTGGCCAAGGGGAAGGCCGGATGGCCCGTTGACATGTTCCTCGACCCGCCGATTAACTCGCTCCTCGTTGTTCCGCAAGATGTCTTCATGACGATGAACGGAACTGGCTTTAACGCGGGTGCGCCTGATGCACCACCTCTGGCCGTCAGGATAGAGAAAGCACTTAACATAACGGCCGTAATGTATACCAACCAGAGTGCCAAGGAACTCAAGGAAATGGCGAACGGCAGAACCATCGTCCTCGCTGGCGTTCCGAGGGCTCTCTACGACCAGCTGAAGGCTATGAACGTGAGCGTCAAGTACATCCAGAGCGAAGCCGGTACGGACACCACAACTTTCATCAAGGAAATACTAGGACTCTACGGGCCGTATTCACTCGGTGAAGGCCTGGCCAACGGTGTTCCACAGACCGACGTTCAGATAACCGGACACGCGGCCAACAGGGTTGAGGCTGAGAGAGAAGCCAAAACGGTGTACACCGTTCTCAAGAGCGGTTCCCTCCCGGTCAAGCTCAGGGTCATCAGCATGGAGTTCATCTCTCCAAAACTCGGACAGGACTTCAAGAACCAAGCTCTCTATGCCGGCCTCGCAGCACTCATAGCGGTTCTCCTCATCGTTTACTTCCACTACAGGAACTGGAAGATAGCCATACCCGTCGCGAGCACAAGCCTGTTCGAGATCATCATAATTCTCGGAATAGCGGCGCTCATCAAGTGGAACCTTGACCTGCCGAGCATAGCCGGTATAATCGCGGCAATCGGTACGGGCGTCGACCAGCAGGTAGTTATAACCGATGAGCTCCTCGGTGGAGAGAGGAGTGCGAAGATAACCAGGCGCGCCGGAGCCCTTAAGAGGATTGGAAGGGCGTTCTTCATCATATTCGCCTCAGCGGCAACGACCATAGCGGCAATGAGCTTCCTTCTCGTGTACTTCGTCGGAACGCTCAAGGGCTTTGCAGTGACAACGATAATCGGCGTCCTCATAGGAATATTCGTAACGAGACCGGCCTACGCGGAAGTCGCCAAGTACCTCATCGGTGAGGAGTGA
- the speD gene encoding adenosylmethionine decarboxylase → METIGFHYVVEAAGCDPEVLGNADKIRQIFLEAAKVGNMEVKASYFFKFSPTGVSGVVIVAESHISVHTWPEKGYAALDVYTCGTKANPEKAVDYILEQFKAKYAHVSEIKRGIEEDDETFTHMIMTWEEALRKNGNGSS, encoded by the coding sequence ATAGAGACGATAGGTTTTCACTACGTTGTTGAGGCCGCTGGGTGCGATCCTGAGGTTCTCGGTAACGCTGACAAGATAAGACAGATATTCCTCGAGGCGGCTAAAGTGGGCAACATGGAGGTCAAGGCAAGCTACTTCTTCAAGTTCTCCCCTACGGGAGTCAGCGGCGTTGTCATCGTTGCCGAGAGCCACATCTCAGTCCACACATGGCCGGAGAAGGGCTATGCCGCCCTTGACGTCTACACCTGCGGCACCAAGGCCAACCCGGAGAAGGCCGTCGACTACATCCTCGAGCAGTTCAAGGCCAAGTACGCTCACGTTTCAGAGATAAAGCGCGGCATCGAGGAGGACGACGAGACCTTCACCCACATGATAATGACCTGGGAAGAAGCCCTGAGAAAGAACGGAAACGGAAGCAGCTAA